The following DNA comes from Vibrio gigantis.
ATAGAGATGCTTTCGCTTTTTCAACTAGAACAGCGAATGCTGCTTTGTCGAATACTGCGATGTCAGCAAGAATCTTACGATCGATCTCGATAGATGCTTTCTTAAGACCGTTGATGAAACGGCTGTAAGATAGACCATTTTGACGAGATGCCGCGTTGATACGTGCAATCCAAAGTTGACGGAATTGACGTTTCTTGTTACGACGGTCACGGTAAGCGTATTGACCAGCTTTGGTAACTGCTTGGAAAGCTACGCGGTAAACACGTGAACGTGCTCCGTAGTAACCTTTAGCTTGTTTTAGAACTTTCTTATGACGTGCACGAGCTTGTACACCACGTTTTACGCGAGGCATTATGCTTCTCCTAAACTAAACGAATTTATAAACTAAAAAGAATTAAGCGTATGGCATCATACGTAGAACTTGAGCAACTTCACATTTAGGAAGGATCGAGTTCGGACGTAGCTGACGCTTGTTCTTAGTAGTACGCTTAGTCAGGATGTGACGTTTACCAGCGTGCTTAAACTTAATACCACCAGCAGTTTTCTGGAAACGCTTAGCAGCACCTTTGTTGGTTTTCATCTTAGGCATGATGAATAACTCCGCATTGTTGAGTTGTTAATAACATAGTAATTAGGGCGAATAAAACCCTGCAACCTGAGGCTGCAGGGTTCAATTACTTGCAAAGCCGTTAATTACTTCTTTTTAGGGGCCAACACCATGATCATCTGGCGACCTTCAATTCTCGTTGGGAAAGATTCGACTACTGCAAATTCTTCAGTATCCGCTTTCAAACGATTAAGAACGTCAACACCGATTTCTTGGTGAGCCATTTCGCGGCCACGGAAGCGAATTGTTACCTTCACTTTGTTGCCGTCTTCTAGGAAACCAGTCAGGTTGCGTAGTTTTACCTGATAGTCTCCAATATCAGTTCCAGGTCGGAATTTGATTTCCTTGATCTGAACCTGCTTTTGCTTCTTCTTCTGCTCTTTCGCAGCTTTGCTCTTCTCGAAGAGGAACTTACCGTAGTCCATCACACGACAAACTGGCGGCTCGGCGTTAGGGCTGATCTCTACAAGATCCATACCAGCTTCATTTGCAGCTTCCATCGCTTCTGCGATTGTTACTACACCAACAGCTTCGCCGTCTGCGCCAGTTAGACGCACTTCACGAACGCCACGAATGTCACCGTTTAAACGGTGCTGGTTTTGTTTGGCCGGTTGTTGGCCACGTCTTCCGCCTTTAATAGCTATTCCTCCAGATTGAGCTTACGGCTTGAAACCTCGGCTTGGATGTATGAAATAAAGTCATCCACTTTAAATTTGCCAAGGTCCTTACCTTTACGTGTACGTACTGCAATTTCGCCGGCTTCCATTTCTTGGTCACCACACACAAGCATGAACGGTACACGTTTCAAAGTATGTTCGCGGATTTTAAAGCCAATCTTCTCATTTCTCAAGTCTGCTTTGACTCTAAATCCACTTTTTTGCAGTTTTTTCGTAATTTCTTGTACATATTCAGACTGTTTGTCTGTAATGCCCATTACAACTGCTTGTTCTGGCGCCAACCACGTTGGGAAGAAGCCAGCGTATTCTTCAATAAGAATACCGATGAAGCGTTCTAGTGAACCTAAAATCGCGCGGTGGATCATAACTGGCGTGTGACGCTCGTTATCTTCACCTACGTAAGTAGCACCTAAACGTTCTGGTAATGCAAAATCGAGCTGCACTGTACCACATTGCCAAGCACGGTCCAAACAATCATGCAAAGTAAATTCAATCTTAGGTCCGTAGAACGCACCCTCGCCTTCTTGAATCTCGTATGCAATCTCCATTGACTCTAGTGCAAGCTTAAGGTCAGCCTCTGCACGGTCCCACATTTCGTCTGAGCCTACACGTTGCTCTGGACGAGTAGACAGCTTAACAACGATGTTTTCGAAACCGAAAGTTGTGTAAGTGTCGTAAACCATTTCAATACAAGCTTTAACTTCTTGTTGAACTTGGTCTTCAGTACAGAATACGTGAGCGTCATCTTGAGTAAAGCCACGAACACGCATGATACCGTGAAGTGCGCCAGACGGCTCGTTACGGTGACATGAGCCGAACTCAGCCATACGTAACGGTAGATCACGGTAAGATTTCAAACCTTGGTTGAAGATTTGAACGTGACCAGGACAGTTCATTGGCTTGATAGCGTATTCACGGTTCTCTGAAGAAGTAGTGAACATCGCTTCAGCGTACTTATCCCAGTGACCAGAGCGCTCCCAAAGAACACGGTCCATCATTAATGGGCCTTTAACTTCTTGGTAATCGTACTCAGTCAGTTTTTCACGTACAAACACTTCTAGTTCACGGAAAATAGTCCAACCGTTGTGGTGCCAGAACACCATGCCTGGTGCTTCTTGCTGCATGTGGAAAAGGTCAAGCGCTTTACCGATTTTACGGTGGTCACGTTTAGCCGCTTCTTCTAGGCGCACAAGGTGAGCTTTAAGCGCCTTCTTGTCGTGGAATGCAGTGCCGTAGATACGTTGAAGCATCTTGTTGTCACTGTTACCACGCCAGTAAGCACCTGCTACGTTAAGTAGAGTGAAGTGCTGGCAGAAGCTCATGTTAGGCACGTGTGGACCACGACACATATCGATGTATTCTTCGTGATGGTACAGACCTGGGCGATCGTCTTTAGAAACGTTCTCGTCCAAGATTTCAATCTTGTAAGTCTCGCCGCGAGCTTCAAATGCGTCGCGCGCTTCCTGCCAGCTAACTTTCTTCTTAACAACTTGGTACTTGGTCTTCGCTAGCTCTTTCATGCGCTTTTCGATCTTTTCTAGATCTTCTTGCGTTAGAGAGTGCTCAAGGTCGATATCGTAGTAGAAGCCGTTATCGATAGTAGGACCGATCGCCATTTTCGCTTCTGGAAAAAGCTGCTTAACCGCGTGGCCTAAAAGGTGAGCACAAGAGTGACGAACGATCTCAAGGCCATCAACTTCATCTTTAGCTGTGATGATTTCTAGGCTTGCATCGTTTTCGATAAGATCACAAGCATCAACACGCTCGCCGTCTACACGACCAGCAATGGTTGCTTTCGCAAGACCAGGACCGATTGATAGGGCAACATCTAGAGTTGATACAGGGTTGTCAAATTGACGCTGACTACCGTCAGGAAGAGTAATAATTGGCATTATTTGTCCTTTACAGTGGTGTTGCACACCAAGCAACACATGAAAATGTTTAATATATGTTTGTCAGTCAACGAGTATGTTGACCGGAGATATATGCATAATAAAGATACCCACATAGAAGCAAATACAGATGCCCTATTTGTAGGTATCCGAGCATTGTAACGAAATAATATAAAATGACAATCACAGAGGGTCTCTCCCGCTCCCCTACTAACTTCAATTGGTAAGTATTTTCACGCTAACCAATGACTTCCCTCCTACAAACCCTCTCTTGAAGCACTCTAATCCAACATGGGGGTTTCGATTTAGTCATTTAGAACTAAGCTATAGATAAGTGACGGAATACGGATGAGGTGCATATGGAGAGACAAGCTACTTTTATATCGTTAATACCCTCTTTGCCGTTAATCATAACTGCTGCTATTTACACTCCAGCGGCTTGGGCCAATAAAGATTACGGCCCCTTAATCAGTTATACTCAAGCACCATTGCAGTCTGTTCGTCTCACTCCGGCACTTCGCTCTGGCTTCCCCCTCAAAGAGAATAAAGTTGAAATATTTACCGCCTTAACTGCCGCGAGTATCTGGGCCAATTCCCACGACTACCACTTAGACTATTATCAGAATCAGCTTCACACTGGTTTGCGATGGCAATTAACTAAAACGTGGCAAGTAGAATTCAATTACCGTTACCTTTACGCTGCCAACAATCACCTAGATAAAATCACCATCAACTTTCATGACCTATTCGACATCGACCAAGCAGGACGCGATCGTAAAGAACGGCATCAATTTGATATTCACGCACCAGACCACGACATCAATATTAGAGACTTCTCCGGCGATACGCTGACTAGTGCTTTCACCCTCTACACTCAATACCAAATCATAGACCTTGAAAACCACGGTTTATCCTTTGGTGTATCCCTTTATCACAACAATGTCAGCCACGGTGCCTTTGAAGGAAGTAGCTCCGAGCAAAGCGCTCAATTCAACTATGCCTACCAACTCGATATCAATACCTTTTACACAAGCTTAGGGCTCGCCAATCAGTCAAATCGAGATGTAGAGAATGGCTTTGCACATAAGAAAACAACATGGTCATGGATGGGCGGCTATCAACTCACACTATTTGAAAATCATGAGTTGCACCTTGAATATAGATGGTATGAAGGCGCAGAAGATGGAGAAACCGAGTTTTCAGAATCAGCGAATGAAATGATGTTTGGATATCGATATGTGATGCAACGCTCGGCAGTCGAGATATCCATAATCGAGAACATCTTCAACATGGACAATTCCACCGATGTTGCCTTCCAATTAGCCTATCGTCATCAGTGGTAACCATATTTCGGATCGAGCATATAAAACAAAAAGCCGAACATTTGAGTTCGGCTTGGAAGTCTAAGTTGTATCTATATAAGTCAGAGCAACTACGCACTCATGATTCTTGAGACGGCGTTGCGAATGTCTGAGTCAGCCGCGTTTGCAGGCAAGCTGAATGAGATGTATTGGTCGCCACGGAAGCTCATTGAGCGATCGATTTCTGCTAGACAGTGAACCATTGAACCTTCAACGATGAATGACAGCTCGATCTCTTTATTATTCATGAAACCGCCGCTGCGAAATTCAACCTCTTGGTAACAGCCAGAGCGAGAAGCGAAGCTATTGCCTTTCAAGAAGCCCTTCTCTACGTCTGCTTTCACCATTGCCATGCCCGATGCTTCGACACCTTGGATAATTTTAGCGACCGTTGGCAGTGGGTGAACAGAGATAAAATCGCGGTCTTTAGGGTCAATCGCGAAGCCGATATCTAGGTTGGTTTCTACCCACACGTGACATTGATTCATTTTTGCGTTCAACGCGGTGACTGGCGTTTCATCATTCAGTTTAAGACGGAATGGAACCAGTTTAGTTTCGCCCGGTTGAATAATGAAAGCCTCTACGGCTTGAATACGACCCAGTGAAAAAGTTTCGTAGCTGGTGCTGTCTTCCGTTTCAACTTTCACTTCTGTGTTAAGAACCAAGTTGATCAGGTCAATTTGTTGCTCAACGTCGCCGCCAACAATGTGAACATTGCCAGACAACTCTCCACCTTGGAAAACGTCAATATTATCTAAGACAGTATCAACCTTTGCTGCACCTATACCTAGCGAGGCCTTTAATTTCTTAAACATATTCTTTCCCTTTGTAATTATTTGATTAACTAGGGCGTGTTGACCTTTCGTGGTTGAATTTTGTTCGAGATAAAAGCGTTTTAATCGCGGCGAGGGAGAAGTAGCCTAGTCATTCTAAGCAAATCTCCCTCAACAAAGAGTAAAACGCTGTTAGCCGAACCCTTCGGGCAGCGTTTGCTGGTCATTTCTACTGCGTTATCGGCTTCTCATGTAGGCTAGCTACACATCAAAGCCTCTGTCTTGTATAAATAACCAGCAAATCGCTGCAAAAACCAGCTCGAAAGATCAACATGCCCTAATAGTTATTGCGTGACAATTTGCGACACTTGCCCCACAGAATCAAGCAATTTGCCCCATCTATGTTGAATAAGGTCACATTACCCGAGGAAATGTTGAAATCGTGAAAAATTCCGTTACTCTATTTGTATAGTCAAATAAGGTTTCATTATGTCGAAAGCGCCGCTCTACCTTCAGATAAAACAGTTCATAGACGATAAAATCAGCAATGGTCATTGGCCGGTGGGCTATCAAATCACCACGGAACTCGAACTCACAGAACAGTTCAATGTAAGTCGAATGACGGTCAATAAAGCCATTCGAGATCTGGTGTCTGAAGGCAAGCTCATCAGGAAGCCAAGGCTAGGCACTTTTGTGTGTGAGCCTGACGAAAAAGCGCAATCTCCACTGCTTGATATCAACAACATCGCGCAAGAGATCAAAGACCGAGGTCAAACGTATACTAGCCAAGTGATCAAACACGATAGCATCAAGGCTGACGAAAACACCGCCACACGGTTAGGCGTGATGATTAACGCAGAAGTATTTTATAGTGAAATCATCCACTTTGCGGACAACACACCGATACAATTGGAAGCGCGCTGGGTGAACTCACAAGCAGCTCCCAAATACCTAGAACAAGACTTTTCAACCTCTACACCCAACGAATACCTTTCAAAAAGCTGCCCGTTGAGTGCGATTGAACACACGGTTGAAGCCATTATTCCAGACTCTCAAATCAGAACGTCACTAAAGCTTTCTGAATCAGAACCTTGCCTTCTTTTGAATAGAAGAACATGGAGTAAAGAGCGCCTCATCAGCTTTGCATTGCTCTACCATCCAGGTTCTAAGTACAAATTAAGCTCCAAGATACTCCTAGATTAAAGAACATCATCCTGATCGCCGATCACATTTTTGCAACATCAACTTGATTCGGGTCAGCGTTTAGCCTATTTATTTGTATAT
Coding sequences within:
- a CDS encoding sporulation protein, which translates into the protein MFKKLKASLGIGAAKVDTVLDNIDVFQGGELSGNVHIVGGDVEQQIDLINLVLNTEVKVETEDSTSYETFSLGRIQAVEAFIIQPGETKLVPFRLKLNDETPVTALNAKMNQCHVWVETNLDIGFAIDPKDRDFISVHPLPTVAKIIQGVEASGMAMVKADVEKGFLKGNSFASRSGCYQEVEFRSGGFMNNKEIELSFIVEGSMVHCLAEIDRSMSFRGDQYISFSLPANAADSDIRNAVSRIMSA
- the infC gene encoding translation initiation factor IF-3 → MRLTGADGEAVGVVTIAEAMEAANEAGMDLVEISPNAEPPVCRVMDYGKFLFEKSKAAKEQKKKQKQVQIKEIKFRPGTDIGDYQVKLRNLTGFLEDGNKVKVTIRFRGREMAHQEIGVDVLNRLKADTEEFAVVESFPTRIEGRQMIMVLAPKKK
- a CDS encoding DUF3187 family protein — its product is MERQATFISLIPSLPLIITAAIYTPAAWANKDYGPLISYTQAPLQSVRLTPALRSGFPLKENKVEIFTALTAASIWANSHDYHLDYYQNQLHTGLRWQLTKTWQVEFNYRYLYAANNHLDKITINFHDLFDIDQAGRDRKERHQFDIHAPDHDINIRDFSGDTLTSAFTLYTQYQIIDLENHGLSFGVSLYHNNVSHGAFEGSSSEQSAQFNYAYQLDINTFYTSLGLANQSNRDVENGFAHKKTTWSWMGGYQLTLFENHELHLEYRWYEGAEDGETEFSESANEMMFGYRYVMQRSAVEISIIENIFNMDNSTDVAFQLAYRHQW
- the thrS gene encoding threonine--tRNA ligase, with the protein product MPIITLPDGSQRQFDNPVSTLDVALSIGPGLAKATIAGRVDGERVDACDLIENDASLEIITAKDEVDGLEIVRHSCAHLLGHAVKQLFPEAKMAIGPTIDNGFYYDIDLEHSLTQEDLEKIEKRMKELAKTKYQVVKKKVSWQEARDAFEARGETYKIEILDENVSKDDRPGLYHHEEYIDMCRGPHVPNMSFCQHFTLLNVAGAYWRGNSDNKMLQRIYGTAFHDKKALKAHLVRLEEAAKRDHRKIGKALDLFHMQQEAPGMVFWHHNGWTIFRELEVFVREKLTEYDYQEVKGPLMMDRVLWERSGHWDKYAEAMFTTSSENREYAIKPMNCPGHVQIFNQGLKSYRDLPLRMAEFGSCHRNEPSGALHGIMRVRGFTQDDAHVFCTEDQVQQEVKACIEMVYDTYTTFGFENIVVKLSTRPEQRVGSDEMWDRAEADLKLALESMEIAYEIQEGEGAFYGPKIEFTLHDCLDRAWQCGTVQLDFALPERLGATYVGEDNERHTPVMIHRAILGSLERFIGILIEEYAGFFPTWLAPEQAVVMGITDKQSEYVQEITKKLQKSGFRVKADLRNEKIGFKIREHTLKRVPFMLVCGDQEMEAGEIAVRTRKGKDLGKFKVDDFISYIQAEVSSRKLNLEE
- the rplT gene encoding 50S ribosomal protein L20; its protein translation is MPRVKRGVQARARHKKVLKQAKGYYGARSRVYRVAFQAVTKAGQYAYRDRRNKKRQFRQLWIARINAASRQNGLSYSRFINGLKKASIEIDRKILADIAVFDKAAFAVLVEKAKASL
- the rpmI gene encoding 50S ribosomal protein L35; protein product: MPKMKTNKGAAKRFQKTAGGIKFKHAGKRHILTKRTTKNKRQLRPNSILPKCEVAQVLRMMPYA
- the hutC gene encoding histidine utilization repressor, translated to MSKAPLYLQIKQFIDDKISNGHWPVGYQITTELELTEQFNVSRMTVNKAIRDLVSEGKLIRKPRLGTFVCEPDEKAQSPLLDINNIAQEIKDRGQTYTSQVIKHDSIKADENTATRLGVMINAEVFYSEIIHFADNTPIQLEARWVNSQAAPKYLEQDFSTSTPNEYLSKSCPLSAIEHTVEAIIPDSQIRTSLKLSESEPCLLLNRRTWSKERLISFALLYHPGSKYKLSSKILLD